CCATGGTTGACTAACATAATGCCTTAGATTTGTACCTTTTAGAAAGTTGGCCACGCTTTTTTTTCTTCCTACTTAGGCTATGTATTTGTCTACCATAATGCCTTAGATTTGTACCTTTTAGAAAGTTGGCCAAGCTTTCCTTTCATCCTACTTAGGCTATGTATTTGTCTCAAGGAAGAAGAGGAGAGGGGAGGCTGTAATTTATACTAGACACATTAGTAGAGATAGTTGTAATAACAACCACATCTGGAAATGTATTTCTAGCCGCTTCTAAAATAACCTCCATTTCTTTCAGAGACGGCCCAGAGTTCCCAGCCACCTCTAGAAATATTTCTAGAGGCACCTTTGCCCTAAAAGAGCTGCGACTATTTGGCTATAACGGATGAAGGTGCATATGTCATTATATTTAGAAATAACAAAACAAATTTAATAGCAATGATGGCTGTTGAGGACCAAGCAAACATACATACATCGAATCCCAATCAGCTGGACGTACGTATACCTCGATGTTGATTTCAAAGGACATCGCTTAGTAGGTTGACATCAAGGTCACGCATAATATTGCGTCGATTACATACCAAACTCCACATTTGCTTGCTAACTACCAACAGGAGCACCCAAAGGTACATATCTGTGATATGCACTTTTCCCGTGACAATAACACTGCATTTCACGCAAAAAAacaaaacacacacacatacacatcGCCTTTGATGCATGCCATGCCACACATGCTTGTATAGTATACACAAAAATACTCAACGACAGTATCTCGTCATTTAGATATATAATCTTCAGGTTAGTTATGACTCTATCATACTGATGCCTTGTACTGATGTGTACCCATGCATGCAGAGGTGTATATATGTAGCTAGCAGCAGGTTGTTATGCGTATAAAAGTGAAGCAAAGCAACCATtcctccttcctggcttgtatGTAGCTAGTTACATGTTTGATGCCATGTCGCTGTAGTGTTAGATAGAAAGCACCAATTAAAGTGGAACCGGGGTGTGGGGCCCTCACCATGGAAACCCAATGAAAGGAAGTGTCTTGGTGAGGCCTTGCATGCTGCTTGCTTAATAATCAGGGGGATCCCTCAAGAAGCTAAGCAATTAGAGAAAATTTATCGATGATGATTCGATTAAATAATCGCCAAAGAAGAGTGAAGGAGGCACAAGCTAGAGCTAGAAGAGGGAGGAGAGAGCTCATGTTAAAAGCCCTACTAAACACCAACCAACCATTTGCACACCCAGCTGCGCAGCATGATATGTCATATGCATAGATTGCTAGCTTGATATGTCATATGTTATAACCACATACAACTTGCATCAACCACATAACCTCCGCGTTGCGTTGGTGCGTGTGCATAGCTAGCTATAGCGTTATTAAGCTAGTACTATAGCTATAACTAGTGAATCATATCTAGCATGGGGCATCACTCCTGCTGCAACCAGCAGAAGGTGAAGAGGGGGCTCTGGTCCCCTGAGGAAGATGAAAAGCTCATCAGatacatcaccacccatggctATGGCTGCTGGAGCGAGGTCCCCGAGAAAGCTGGTAGGTTTATTATTCTCTCTTGATGATGACCACTATCTATACATATAGATCAATTAGTTTGTTGTTGATGGTCATTTAATTTGGATCCTTGTTCTTGGATGAATGAGCATTGGTTCATTTCCGATTGATTAAGTCTGTGCAATAATGTGAGGGTTCTGCAGGTCTACAACGGTGTGGGAAGAGCTGCCGGCTGCGGTGGATCAACTACCTCAGACCGGACATCAGGCGAGGGCGGTtcacggcggaggaggagaagctGATCATCAGCCTCCACGCCATTGTTggcaacaggtaggtggcacaAGTTCTTTCAGCCATTAGTACCAAATGGAGAATTAATTCGATCGGtctattaaattcttctcttcTTAATTTCCCCCCAAGCTACTACTTAACTAATTTCTATAGGTACTACTTACATGGTTATACATTACTGATCATGAATCATGATTCAGTTTTTCAATTACCAACAAGAAATTTTGCACCCTCCCACATTGATGTGTTCCATTGCAGTTAATTAATCCGATGAAATCCCATGCTCCATTATTGTGTTCTTAATCTGGCAATGCTGGCATGGCCGCAAATAGCCACTATGCTGCATGCATAGCCTCATCTTCTCCAGAATTTTCTCCTTGATTCGTTTCCATCGATCTCTTTGTGACATGGACTTGTCATTCATGTGTGTAGGTAACATCAGACAGCAGCAAAACTGATCAGAAATGTCTAGGAAATTAATTGTGATTTGAAGTGTCGTCTTAAGATGGTACTTAGCTAAGTACCACATATATATCGATCACACTTTAGTTTTCTCCCAATAGGTTTTCAATTTGTTGTCTGAAAGTAAATAATGCAACATTATGTTCCTAATGATGTGTAGATACATCATCTTGACATCATACATGTATGGCAACCTCCTCGTGCTTGATTTTCTGAAGTGTCGCTTTCTACTAGTTAAACTTGAACACGACTATATAACAAATCATGCAAGGCGTATGTAATAGCTAGATGTCAGGGACAGGGACGACGATTGCAGCATTACTTGAAAATGAAGGCTAAATCCCAAGGAATGCAacacctagctagctagcttagcTACTTGAGATGTGTACATGACCACAGCCATATGTGTCCCGATTCTCTGCAGGTGGGCCCACATTGCCAGCCACTTGCCGGGCCGGACGGACAACGAGATCAAGAACTACTGGAATTCATGGATCAAGAAGAAGATCCGGAAGCCAGCGATGAGCACGACGAGCTCGTCGGTGACAACGGCGAGCCCTCCGTGCAGCACGGTGGCGTCGGACGCGGCGCTTGTTGGTCACCTGCAGACGCCGTTCAGCGCGGCGGCCGAGCACCAGCTCGACGCCTTCCTCAGCCAGAGCCTAGCCTTGCCACCGCCGAAGATGCAGGTCGGCTCCGGCGGCGGCCAAGAGTCCCCGCCGGCGGCGCCGTTGCCTCCGCACTGCCCCTTCTTCATGTTCGACACGAGCGTCAGCGTCAGCCCACCATCGTCGCTgacgtcgccggcggcggcgacacaCCAGCTGCCGCACCACCCGTTCCTCACCTTCACTGCGGCGGCGATGGACGACTCGCCGATAAGCTACCATCTGCCTCCCTTGGTGGACAGCATGGGAATGGCCATGGCAGCCATGGACTGCGGTGGTCTAGGCGAGGAAAGCAGAGGCCATTATCGTGAGGCCGCCGGCAACAACAATGGCCAAGCGGCGGCCGGCATGGCGAACGGCGGCGGTGGCTGCTGCTACGGGCAGATCAAGGAGCAGGAGCCGCCGGCGCTAGGGCAGGACCAGTGGGACGACGAGTCGGCGCAGCACCTGCTGATGTGGGACGATGATGACCAAGAACTAACACCGTCCAACCTGGAAGCCATGGAAAGTACAGCTCACTCCCTCCTTTTTATGGGACCAAATGACCATGCATGATGAAAAGCTAGCTtggtgtgcatgcatgcatctctCTCTTAGCTTGCTTCTTGATCTGATCTACCTTCTAGCTCGATCTCACCCAATCTGCTGATCTGTCCATACATGAAATAATGAGGTTTTCCAAGGCGCATAATTTATTCTGTTGgatatttcatttttttttcccaTTTTGATTtaacctttttttttgtttttggtttgGACTTTGGAGTGAAGACTAAAAAGAGATGAGTGTGTTAATTGGGTTTTTGTAAAGAGGATTTGCATGCATCATCCATGCATAtgttcatgcatgcatgtgttgcatGGCCTTGCGCTTGGAGTGTAATTTGATTGATGTATCTAAGTGAATTTAAAATaagcaagatgacacaaaagAGAAGTAAAGAAAAGGAGCCATGGCCTTTTCCGCTTTGGGTGCTTGTGTTTGTTTGCTCTATAGATTGCGCATGCATATGTGGATGTCGATGTGGATGGATGTATCTAGTTATCAACAACTTTCTTGGCCGTAAGCATCCAATGATGTATGCAGGATGCATGCAAGACCGAAGCTATATTTTTCCATTTTCTAAAATAATcaactatatttttttcttgtcTAATTATTTATGTTTATCTTATTTTTTTTAGTTGTTTTATTTCTTCATGTAAGAACAATTAATAAAAATTAATTCCCGAAAATATTTATATTGAAAATCCAGCAAGCTTTAAACATCGATCAATAGTAACAAAATGGTGTCACACGTATGTATATTGTCCATATTGAAATTAGCATGTTCATAGTTACAACTGGGAAAAACACACGTGCATGGAAGAGCATCTTCACCGGATTGAGAAAACTCAATCTCCCTATGTTTGGTTAAAGGGATTCGGAAAACATAATTATAGATTATAGGAGAGGCATGCAATAGTAGATTGTGAAAACACTCCATCTCTTTATATGTGAGATTGACATGCCAATGGGTAAAAAAAAGATCCCTCTATCCAATCTCAATCTCTTATctcaagatggcaacgggtacccGAAACCCGAGTACTCGACGAGTTTTACCAAATAAAGAGGTAGGGATGAGTTTCTATCCATGGGTACATTATTGGACGAAATCTTATACCAATGGGTATGTTATTGGGCGAAATCCTATAGCCATCGGATATGGCAGGTACGGGTGTGGGCGTATACTACCCATACCGCCTACCCGTAGGTAAAAAACACCACCAAAATAACCAGCCACCCTTGACATTTTAGCCCATACAGCCTATGAATTTGGCCCAAATCCAACTACACccttctagtatatatatgaaTTTAATGCCATTATATGAATGTTAGTTTGTAAGGCTTGAAATATTTTACTTTTGCATGGGAATGTCtgatatttatatgtaattctTGGGTATGCTGTCAGCGCGAGTTATCTGTCGGGTAGAATTTACTCGCACGGGTGCAGGAATGCATACGAGACCATTTTCTATACCCGTGTGCGGGTACGGGTATCCCGATGGATAAAATTTAGACCTCACGGGTGCGGGTATGGGTGGCCGCTACCCGTCGGGTATGTATCCATTGCCATCTTGACTCTCATCTCACTTTCCCCCATTCCCTCTTCTCTTAGTACCACCGCTGGCCTCCATCAGAAGGGAAGAGGTTCTTGCACGGCCACGGTTACATGGAAAAGGGAGCTTGGGCCGAGATCCACACGGTGGcgggcttcttcttcatcagcaTCGGCACCTAGTGTGGTGGCTTCTCAACACAACTGTGTGTGACGGCTGCTTCGACTAGCggccagcttcttcttcattggCCTGGCACCCGGTGCAGCCACAGATTAGGGCATCTTGGGCTAATTTTGGTAGGGTGTGGTCGGGTGCGATGGCAGTCCGGGTAGTGGAAAAAAGTTCTGACCCCTATGAGCTCGGGGAAGACACTGTCAGGGCTCTGATGGCTCGATCCTGGTGGTGGATGCGAACACGACATGAGGTGGTGCGGGAAATAACTGATGTGGGAAAGGGAAAGGGGTGAAGTAGAGTACACTCTGTTTGAGGAATCGGTGGAGATCTTGAGAGACtgggaaaaaatagaaaaaaaagattATGGGGAACATGTTTTATTTTGTTCACTTCATTCTCCTATACAGTAGGTTTTAGGGAAAGAGCGAGGATTGTTTTCTCAATCTGGTGAAGATGTGTATGTAAGAGTTGAgaagaggcacatgtggcgtGTTTCTCTATCTCTCATACATAGAGCCATAGAGGAGGGGGTCTAAAATAAAGTTACCATGTGAATTTTGATCCTTGTACTTCTCGATCTCGTGTCCGAGCATTATATCAAATATATGACGGTCGCCCATGTAATTTTGCGAAGAATATATAAAGATGCAAGTACGAACACTCACAAGAACTCAAGTTAAGATCTTATTGATTTGATGGAACTTGGTTTGAGCTTCCGACTCGGTATGTGTGCTcgtattttgtttttttggcaAATTATTCATTCAGTGGTGGTGACCAAGCCCACCAACAGTAATATATGTGTGACTTTGCCTCCTAGTAACTGTCGGTCGTGTACCATTATGTGCACGTACGAACACATAACTAATTAACATCTATCACACCCATCCACCTTTGGTGCATTATTGGAAGTTTGGGACCTTGCTTAGAGAAGATACTATATATGTACACTTTGATTAACGCTAAACGAGATGGCTTCGCAAAATGGCAACACATATAGTGGTGGTATCTGGCTTGCTTAGACCGATAACTCTTCCTTAAATATTAATCAAGAGTACTGCACCGATATTATTAATCAATGCACAACACTTTGACCCATGATGCCCCCAAACCGAACCTCTCGCTCCAACTGTTACTGTTACACATGCATGAGCTGGTACTGTGCTACAAGTACAACATGCATCTATGCATCTATCCATGCATTTGAATAGCTTAGAACCCAAGCATGAAATTAATTTGTCAATCCATGGTGGAGATCAACCAAGTGGCCAGCCTTGCTTGTTGCATCACCCACCACCCAAGAATGTTCCCCTGCATGTCACATCGCCAACACACACAATGCTATGCGCATATGTGTTTGTGTGTACATGTGCAGAGATCACCCTGTTTAATTTCTTGTTCAATGAATGAAGAATAATTCCTTTTATTAATTTTGGCacacatttcttttgatgtagtaGTAATTTGGGCTTCATTCTCCAATGAATTGAATGTTGTTAGGTGTAACGTTAGCCAGCAGGGCACAGTACAATGAGCTAGGTTTAATAGTACAATATGTTTCTAGTAGCTTGCTGCTAGCTCGATCATATCATCAGTGCAAATCCTAGCAGCTACTATGGACAATGAGAGGAACAAGAAGTTTGAATATGAATAATGGACGGCAGCTTGATCCTGAAACAAGCTAAGATAGCCAGGCATAGGCCCATGTTGACAGCTATGTTCGTCCAAGACAGATAACGACATGAAAGGAACCCATGCAGTGGTGCTGCTAGCGCTAgcagcttatatatatatatatatatatatatatatatatatatatatatatatatatatatatatatatatatatatatatatatatatatatatatatatatgcacaaaAGCATCGTCGTTCAATGTCGCATTCTTCTCGATATATATTAGTTTACATGCATATATATGGGTGTCCGTACGTATGGCTTTAGTTTTTAGTTAACCTGATGAAAAACAAGAATATCGATCATCGTTTTTTGTCCGTTTCTCGTCTAATTCCTGCAACATGCATGATAAAAATTAGAAGTCCTTCATATGTATATCTTATATTATCAAGTAGTATACGTAATTTTTCATTAGATTATTCCAAGCAGTGCTGGTTTACTGCAGAGATTAAAGTATTCATCAACGGAGGTTCCATATCACCTTTATTTCCATATATAGCTTACATATATAGTACCAATGCAAGATGTGATACATCATGCACGTATGTGTCTAAATTTATATATATGGCACCAAAACTTCACACTAACGAGCTTCCTTAGTTAATGACAAGTGCATGATAGCGTGAAATTAAATGAGCCCGGGATAGgatagctatatatatattccaATAGATAAAAATGCTGTGTGATGAGTACCTTCTAAATCATTTACCGTTCACTGCATGGTCGCATGGATTACTAATTTACTATCTACATCTATttgaaattataagacgttttgatgacttttctagatacatatatAGCTAGACATATGTATATCTATGTATATATGAAAAtgttatgtatctagaaaattaAAACCAAATAACATGCTGAAGAAAATATATGTGAAAATGAGCAATGTTTCATTTGACCCAACACACATGCATCCATGAGGTAAAGTAATTAAAATAACTAAAGTTTTCGTCGGTGAAACAAGAACTTTTGCATCAGCTAGCTGCGTGGGTCATTAGGTGGAGTTGGACTTCTGCAAAGCAAGCAATTAGCTGGAGCGTCACATGCAGCTGATCGATACGATCCATCGCATGTCACTGTGGACCGACGGATTAAAGTACCCTTTCTCATtcgttttatatatatttatatattatatacataAATACTATTATTAGTTTCCttcacatacacatacacacatatataaattaaatactCTTCAGCAGTTGCTTCCATGGATAAAGTGTGCTCACTTATTCTTTCATCAGTTCAATTCAGCATGAATCAATATTAATATGTACTTCCTCTATCACTAAGTTACTGCTATTTTTGTTTCCAAGAAATAACtttgactatatatataaatattaatatctatagtatataattaatat
This window of the Sorghum bicolor cultivar BTx623 chromosome 7, Sorghum_bicolor_NCBIv3, whole genome shotgun sequence genome carries:
- the LOC8067828 gene encoding transcription factor MYB41 is translated as MGHHSCCNQQKVKRGLWSPEEDEKLIRYITTHGYGCWSEVPEKAGLQRCGKSCRLRWINYLRPDIRRGRFTAEEEKLIISLHAIVGNRWAHIASHLPGRTDNEIKNYWNSWIKKKIRKPAMSTTSSSVTTASPPCSTVASDAALVGHLQTPFSAAAEHQLDAFLSQSLALPPPKMQVGSGGGQESPPAAPLPPHCPFFMFDTSVSVSPPSSLTSPAAATHQLPHHPFLTFTAAAMDDSPISYHLPPLVDSMGMAMAAMDCGGLGEESRGHYREAAGNNNGQAAAGMANGGGGCCYGQIKEQEPPALGQDQWDDESAQHLLMWDDDDQELTPSNLEAMESTAHSLLFMGPNDHA